GAAGAACGTGGTGAAGGCTTGGCGCAGACCCTTCTTGCGGTCGACGGCCGCGTCGAGGAACGCCTCCGCGACCTGGGCGGTGCTGACCTTGTCGGCGGGGATGCCGTGGGTCTTCGCGGCGCGCTGGCGCATCGCCGGCGCCCAGGACACGCCCTTCTTCGCTCCGGTGTGGGCGGTGTCGTGCAGCATGGCCCGCCACTGGCTGTCGGGGATCTTCTCGATCGCGGCGAGCACCGGGTGCGCCGCGGCCGGGTTGACGGTGACGCCCTTGGGCAGCGATCCGCTCTGGTGGGCCTGATAGAGGGTGTGCGTGATGGTCGAGCCGACCGGGTTGTAGGACATGCTGAGCTTGTCGGAGTCGCAGAACTTGTACGCCTGGCCGAGGTCGATCGCGAGCATCCCGCCGGCCGGGGTACGCAGCAGGTTCGCCGCGTGCCCGTCGTGGTTGCTGACCGCCCACGCGGCGACGTGGTAGCGCACGATCGCGTCGGCGTCGGCCTGGCCCCAGGACTTCGGCGAGGCGGGGAAGTGGTCGGCCTGGGTGACCAGCGGCTGCACCGAGCCGCTCTTACCGGCGACGGTGGCCCGGTAGACGGGCACGGCGGGTAGCCCGGCCGCGGCGAACACCCGGGCCGCGTCGGACTCCGCGGCGGCGCGGGCACCTCCGCTGGAGTCGGACTTGAACATCCACGGCTTGCCGTCCGGGCCGGTGTGCAGGCTCTTGCTGTGCGTGCCGCCCAGGTGGCTGCCGGAGGTGCCCTTGCCGAAGTCCCAGCCGGCGACGACCTTGTCGTCTTGGCGGGCCGGCAGCCCGCTGCTGCTGGCCGCGGCGTGCTTGAGAGCAGCGACCAGGTTGGCGTGCTGGGCGACCCACCCGGCCGACTTCGCCACGACCGGGCCGCCGGCCTTGGCCGTGCCCGCCGGCTTGGGCTTTGCTGCTGTGCTGGCCGGTTCGGTGGCCGCGCCGGTGACGGCCGGGGTGGCCGCGGCGGGTGCTGCGCCGCCCGCCGCCGGGGTGGGCTTCGCGGCGGTGGCTTTCGCGGTGACCGCGCTCTGCAGCGCCGCGGTGTCGATGGCGGTGTCCCACTGCCCCGCGATGTAGTTCTGCACCTGCGCGCGGGTGCCGACCCCGGCGTTCTCTAGGCCGAGAGCCGCCGCGACGCTGCGCAGCTCGCCCACCGGCTGGGTTTTCGCCCACTGCCGGAACCCGGTGGCGCAGTCTGCTGCGCCGACCGTGGACAGCTTCTGCAGCGGGACACCGGCCTGGCCGTGCCACAGGTTGATGGCGGCCTCGGCCTGGTAGCCCTTGCCGATGAGCGGCGCGAGCTCGGCGAGCTTGGCCGTTCCGGCGGCGTCCCAGCTGGCGGGGTCCTTGGGCTTGAGCGGCCCGCCGATCAGGTCATTGATGGCGACGGCGGCCTGCAGGCGGTCAGCGACCTGCCCGGCGCGTTCGTCGGCGGTCTGCAGCAGCGCGCCGGCCTCACCCTGCGGGGTGCTGCGCCGGGCGGCGGCGATGAGCTCCTTGTTGCCCAGGACCCCGGCCTGCTCGGCGGTGAGCATCCCGGACGCGACCGCCGCCTCCCGCAGCTGAGGAATCGCCCCGGTCTTGACCTTGCCGTTCAGGGCTTGGCTGATGCTGTGCGCGGCGGCGGCCTGCGCCACCGCCAGGGTCTGCGGGTCGTCGGGGCACGACGCGGTGGCCAGCTTGTTCTCCGCGTCGACGATCGCGGCGAGTCCGGCGTCGACGGCCGTGATCTGCTCGACGCTCATGCCCCACTTGGCGTAGGGCAGGTCGGCGAGGGTGGTGGCGATCTGCGCCTGCAGGCCGACGACGTCGGCCAGGCTCGCGGTCCAGGTTCCATCGCCGGGCTCCGGCGCCGGCGGGGGTGTCAGGTCGGCGAGGGTGAGCCCGTTGATGGTCTCGCCGGCCGCCAGGGCCGCGTACCGGGCCTGCGCGACCTCCTGGATCTTCTGCTTGGAGGTGATGTCGGCCGGGTAGAACGGGTCGAGCCAGTGCACCAACGGGTGCGGCTGCTTTCCGGACAGCCCGACCAGCTCCGAATGCTGGAAACCCTGTGCCGCGGCGAGTTGCTGCAGCTGCTGCGGGGTGAGCTGCTGCAGCCAGGCCAGCTGCTGCGCGTGGGCGTCACCGATGGCTGCCTTGAGCTCATCACTGCCGTCGCCGTACTGCTCGAGCGCGGCCGCCACCTTGGGGGTGGCGGCCTGGAAGCCGGCGATGTCCGCAGGGTCGAGGCCGCCGTCGGTGAGCGACGCCGTCAGCGCCTGCAGCTCCGCCGGGATCTGCGCCGCCTGCCCTGCGGACTCCGACGGCCCGGTGCCGTCGCCCGGTCCCGATGCGGTGGGGGTGACGTCGTACGCCTGGTGCGCGGTCTTGCCTCCGGTACCCACGGCTACACCGCCCCGTCCACCAGCGGCAGGACCACGGCCAGCAGCTCGTCCAGGGCGAACTCGGCGGCGGTCCGCACGTCCACGCCGGCAGGGTCCGGGTCGATCTCGGTCAGCTGCAGACCGCCGGCCTCGTCCGTCCACTGCTCGACGGCGGCCGCGACGTCGTCGGCGCCGTCGAGGCGTTCCTGCCAGCGCGTCGCCCGGTCCCAGACGCGCGGCAGCCACACCGCGGCGTGCTCGCCGCCGGCGACGGCCAGGACTCCGACGACGTCGACGCACGCGCCGAGCTCGGCGTCCCACACCTGCAGCAGGAAACGGCGCGCCAGCACCGCGGCGGCGGCGCTCATCGCCGGGCCTCGGCGGTGTCGAGCAACGACGCCATGTAGGTGACGCTGGCGGTGAACGCGTCGACCGGGCGGGCGTGCAGGTCCTGGCGGCCGCCGGCGGTCATCACCGCGCCGTGCAACGCGAACTGGTGCGGGTTCTGGGAGACCAGGTGCAGCCGCGAGCCGAACAGCTCGACGGCCAGGTCGATGCGCGCGGCCCGCGACAACCCGGTGATGATCACCGGAAGGTGCGCCGGGAGGTTCTCGGCCAGCCAGTGCAGCCCGGGCAGCACCCAGGTCTGCCAGTCAGAGTCCTGCCGCACGGTCTGCAGGTTGATCGCGACGGCGGGCGGGTCGGTGTCGTCGACCCAGGCGGCCCACCGCCGCAGATCCTCGAGCCGGTACCAGTACAGGTTCGGCACGGTGTTCATGCCCGCGTTGACGAACTCGTCGGCGATCAGCAGCGACATCCGCATCGACAGCAGGTGCTGCGCCCGCGGCCAGTTGCCGAAAATGCTGTAGTTGGGGGCCAGCACCAGGTCCCAGCCCATGGCGGCGATCCGCTCGACGAGCCGGTCGACGCGGCGCCGGCTCCAGAACGCCTCGACGAGCGGGTCCAGGCCGTAGCCGACCAGCACCGCCAGCTGCCCGGGCCGCAGGCCCAGCACCTCGTGCACGTCGCGGTCGGTGAACCGCCGGTACAGGCTGGCGGTGTCCGGGCTGAACACCCGCCGCAGCCCGACCCCGTAGGCCGGCCACCGCAGCTGGGCGTCCCAGGTGGTGACCGCGGACCCGTCGGTCTGCGGCACGAACCTCGGCAGCCCTGCGGGCAGGCGCCGCTCGCCGAGGTCGATGTCGTCGAACTCCAGCGTGCCGCCGACATCGGCCATCCACGCGCCGATGTCGGTCCGCGATCCGCACCGCACCGGGCAGGTACGGCACACGTCCGTGCCGGCGGCCGTGGTCGCGGTGGCCTCGGCCCGGGCGCAGCCGCAGTAGGAGCAGTCGGGGTTGGAGCCCGAGCACAGCGGGGCGATGACCGCGGACGCGTCGACAGGGTCGGGCCCGGCGTACCAGGGGCAGCGCCGGCAGTCGCAGCCGGCCGCGGGGGCCAGCAAGGGCAGGTTGATGGGCATCGGTCAGTCCCCCAATCTCAGGCGGCGGCCGCGGCCGGCGCCGCGGGCTCGGCGGTGGTGGTGTCGAGCAGCTGCAGGATCTGCTCGGCGAGCAGCCGCAGCGAGGCGGCGTCGAAGCGGCCGGGGCGTGCACCGACGCGCAGGTCGGCCGACAGGCGCCGCAACACGTCGAGCGCCTCGGTGACCACGGCGGTGTCCAGCGCGGCCGGCGCCGGCCCGGCACTGACGCTCCCGGCGCCGGGCAGGCCACCGCTGGCGGCGCCCGAAGAGCCATTCGTGGGGGCCGGCACGGCGGGGGCCGAGGCCCGCAGCTTCTCGGCCCGGGCCAGGTTGGACAGGTCCCGGCCGCGTTCGGCGGCGTCGACGACGGCGCCGGGATCGCCCGCGCCGGCGGGCGCTTCGGCCTCGGTCACCGCAGCGGCGAGCAGGTCCGGGCGGCCCCGGCTCTTGACCGCCGCCCAGATCTCGTCGGCGACGGCGCCCTGGTCGCGGCGCAGCCCCACGAACCGGATCCGGGTGTGCAGGGCGACCTTGTGGGCGTCCATGTCCTCGACCAGGTCGCGGGGCAGGAACTCGAACGCGCGCACCAGCTCGCGGGCCTTGCGCGGACTCATCTGCAGACCCAGCCGGGTCAGCACCTCCGACCACGGGGCAGCGCAGCGCGAGTCGCCGCCGCGCAGACGCTCCAGGGCCCGGAACCGCTCGGCCGGATCGTCGAGCGCGTACACCTCGGCCGGGACGGGCCTGCCCGCGGCCAGCAACTTGCCGACCAGCACGGCGCAGCGGTGAAACAGCAGCCCCGCGGCCTGCTCTCCAGGAGTGAGCGGCTCACGGGCCAGGTTCTCCACCAGCTGCCAGACCCGGCGCTCCTCCTCGGTCAGCGGGCCCGGGCAGACGACCGCGGGGATCGTCTGGAAGTGCGGGTTGTCTTCCATGTGGACCGCACCCCACCGGCCGGCGCGCAGCCGCCGCTCCCCCAGCGCCAGGACCCGCCGCGGCGGGCCGTCACCGGACGGGATCTCCTCGACCAGGATCGGCTGCAGGTAGCCGATCTCCGCGATCGACGAAATCAGGTCCGCGAGCTCCCGCGGCACCGTCGAGTCACCCGGCGCACGGCCCTGCACGTCGGTGCCCGGCGAGCCAGGCCCGCGCAACGGCAACAGCTCGAACCGGCGCTGCCGCAGCCGCGGGGACAACGCGCCGAGGCGCCGCAGCAGCGACACCGAGCTCTCCGGCCTGTCCATACGAGAATCACCTCCTACTTTCACCAAGCGCATCGCGGAGGTCCTGGAGTACAGCCCGACGTCCGATCCGCATAGCTATGCCCGAAAATTCGTTTCCTGGAAGCCGTGATTGCAGTCGGCCAACGCTCTTTGCTGCTGCCCCAGGGCCTCACAGGATCGACTCCAGCTCCCCACCCGCGCGCCCGGCTGGCGGCCCCCGAAAGGGGTAGAGGAGGGCCTCGGGTCGTCCTGGCCGGCGTACCGTGGGCCCGCGGACCGCACGCAACGGGCGCCGTGGACTGACAGAGCGTCGACGTGCTTCGCTCCACTGACGCCCCGACCGAGTGAGAGTAGGTCCCTCCCGGTGACCGGTTCCGAGCCCGATTCGGCGACCGATTCCCCGCCCGAGCCCACACCGGCGCCGCCACCTGCGGCGCGCAAGGTGGGACGACGCCGCGCTTGGTGGGCGCCGCTGGCCGCGCTCGGGTTGGCGCTGTTCACCTGCGGCGTTGCTGGCTTCGTCCGACTGGGATTGGACAAGGCTGACCAGGCGTCCAGCGTCGGGAGCTTCTTCCTCTCCGTCGTCTCCGTGGCCCTGGGCGGCGTCAGCCTGTGGGTGAGCGTTCGGACGCAGCCCGCGCCGCCAGCGACCGGGAACGTGCACCCGGCCCCGTCTGCGGATCCACCGTCGAGGCACTGGTCGTACCGGCTCTCGCAGGCCGCTGCGGTGCTGATCCTCGTACTCGGTGCCAGTACCGCATGGTGGATTTGGCCGGAGAGCCAGCCGTCGGCCGACGATGCGGCGCCGGGCTCGTCGCCTGCGGCCACGCCAGCAGCTTCGCGAGCCGGGGGTAGTCTGCCCGCGGCTGGGCGGGTCGGCCTTCCGCCGGAGATCCGCCCCGCAGACGACCAGGCGGCATACCGTGTGACGCTCCCGCCCGGTGGCTCCGCCGACCTCACGCGTCTGGACATCCAGGATCCTGATCCTGATCCGGAGCTCGCCGACCTGGTGTATCGCGACGGCTACTTGGCGGTACCGGACGACAACAAGAGCACGAAGCTCAACCACGTAGACGGCAGGATGAGCGGCGCGGACGGCAAGACGGTCGGCGGGGTGAACCGCTGCCCCAGCATGGGGATGAATAGAACGCCGGTGTCGGCCGCTGGATTGAGCGACAACCGGGTCCTGTGTGTCTCCATGGCC
The DNA window shown above is from Krasilnikovia cinnamomea and carries:
- a CDS encoding DUF4417 domain-containing protein — protein: MPINLPLLAPAAGCDCRRCPWYAGPDPVDASAVIAPLCSGSNPDCSYCGCARAEATATTAAGTDVCRTCPVRCGSRTDIGAWMADVGGTLEFDDIDLGERRLPAGLPRFVPQTDGSAVTTWDAQLRWPAYGVGLRRVFSPDTASLYRRFTDRDVHEVLGLRPGQLAVLVGYGLDPLVEAFWSRRRVDRLVERIAAMGWDLVLAPNYSIFGNWPRAQHLLSMRMSLLIADEFVNAGMNTVPNLYWYRLEDLRRWAAWVDDTDPPAVAINLQTVRQDSDWQTWVLPGLHWLAENLPAHLPVIITGLSRAARIDLAVELFGSRLHLVSQNPHQFALHGAVMTAGGRQDLHARPVDAFTASVTYMASLLDTAEARR
- a CDS encoding ParB/RepB/Spo0J family partition protein, which codes for MDRPESSVSLLRRLGALSPRLRQRRFELLPLRGPGSPGTDVQGRAPGDSTVPRELADLISSIAEIGYLQPILVEEIPSGDGPPRRVLALGERRLRAGRWGAVHMEDNPHFQTIPAVVCPGPLTEEERRVWQLVENLAREPLTPGEQAAGLLFHRCAVLVGKLLAAGRPVPAEVYALDDPAERFRALERLRGGDSRCAAPWSEVLTRLGLQMSPRKARELVRAFEFLPRDLVEDMDAHKVALHTRIRFVGLRRDQGAVADEIWAAVKSRGRPDLLAAAVTEAEAPAGAGDPGAVVDAAERGRDLSNLARAEKLRASAPAVPAPTNGSSGAASGGLPGAGSVSAGPAPAALDTAVVTEALDVLRRLSADLRVGARPGRFDAASLRLLAEQILQLLDTTTAEPAAPAAAAA